Proteins from a genomic interval of Rhizoctonia solani chromosome 12, complete sequence:
- a CDS encoding Retrotransposon-derived protein PEG10, with protein sequence MEPEPSPAALLEAITALTATVGSLQDQIRAQSQQITKLRAICKETADLLGDKDQGVPQTQPGPSTGPITPPTHTGGEVHTPGTVRPGLKAPFRPSRGTGYDSEEEEEPKRAPKKEPWGTPRSLSSLTPFDSGSSVKRPKMDLPDPYKGHSRGRKATQWLDCMLLWVALHQDQFNEEEQMVVWILYHMTDKAADWALPLIGTIIKGEGNPPTTILALTAKFKEAFDDPNAKRAAARKIAALSQTTTTSEYVTEFRNLIAELDWNKEAYIAQFTQGLHWKVKELLSTKDSVPNELEAIFAASIKIDNMLYTTVRWVHANGSGRLRPYYYTGLCKSTI encoded by the coding sequence atggaaccagagccgtcccctgccgctctccttgaggctatcacagccctcacagccacagtcgggtccctgcaggaccaaatccgtgCCCAAAGCCAGCAAATCACCAAGCTTagagccatatgcaaggaaacagcggacctccttggggataaagatcaAGGAGTCCCCcaaacccagcctggcccatcgactgggcctattACCCCTCCTACACATACAGGAGGGGAagtccacactccaggcacggttaggcctggactcaaggccccgttcCGCCCCTCTAGAGGAACGGGTTAtgactcagaagaggaagaggaacccAAGAGAGCCCCAAAGAAAGAGCCTTGgggaacgcctaggagccTAAGCTCACTTACTCCCTTCgattcagggtccagcgtcaagcggcccaagatggatctccctgacccatacaaggggcattccaggggaagaaaggcaacccagtggctagattGCATGCTACTTTGGGTTGCGCTTCATCAagaccaattcaatgaagaagagcagatggttgtgtggatactataccacatgacagacaaggcagccGACTGGGCACTCCCCCTCATTGGGACTATTATCAAGGGTGAGGGCAACCccccaaccaccatcctggccttaacggccaaattcaaggaggcctttgacgaccccaatgccaagagggctgctgccagaaaaattgcggcTCTCTCCCAAACTACCACAACCTCCGAGTatgtcacggagttccgcaacctcatagcggaattagactggaacaaagaggcctatattgcgcagttcacgcaaggcctccactggaaagtcaaggaactgctatcaaccaaggatagtgTCCCCAATGAACTTGaggcaatttttgcggcctctatcaaaattgacaacatgttgtacaccactgtaaggtgggtacacgctaatgggagcgggcgcttgaggccgtactactacactggcttatgtaagtcaactatctaa
- a CDS encoding Retrotransposable element Tf2 protein, which yields MEPEPTLASLLKAINTLTSQVGSLQAQIHSQGQQLSELKAICKETNNLVGNKDQGGTQAKPGPLTGPVTPPTHSGGEAHTPGTVRPGLKAPFRPSRGTGFDSEEEEELGQAPKKEPCNTPKRSLSSLTPFDSGSSVKRPKMELPDPYKGDSRGRKATQWLDCMLLWVALHQDQFNEEEQMVVDHHQGQGKPPTTITALTAKFKEAFANPNAKRAAARKIAALTQTTTTSEYVTKFLNLMAELDWNTEAYIAQFVRGLHWKVKELLSTKDNIPDDNLEAIFAASVKIDNICWENEENQPKKLPAKSPVTATTSTSTTTTRVRLSKDPNYVTPEERDRRCATGLCVKCGQKGHGIKQCPNGWKATIKEVVKVAEEEDRFKFVNLGLDSNKKPLLFIDLYVQNFLAEPLKTLIDSGATSNFISPSIVEKYKIPKTQLKNPRVVRMLDGTISQTGRIWHQVQIAVSANGHPHTIPFLVCPIGNTSAILGMTWLVTESPLIDWHQGLITFPKQVQIASEEEADPDPLAELPPQYHKFARVFGKEEFKVLPPHREYDISIDLTPDAKLTPGPIYGMTNAESKALKQHIDEELATGKICPSTLSAGALVMFVKKADGSLRLVVDYRKLNDVTQKNVYPLPRQDDLMAKLRNAKLFTKRDLRWGYNNVRIKEGDEWKTAFRTKYGLFEYLVMPFGLTNAPAAFQHFMNDLFRDLIDVTVVIYLDDILIFSEDPKKHPEHVREVLLRLMKNQLFCKLSKCHFHVTTVDYLGIVISPAGFSMDQKKIKAVTSWPQPKTVKQVQAFLGFVNYLCQFIPNFSSVARPLHNLTKKEIPWSWETQEEEAFQELKSLVTRSPVLIHSNPDLPYYLETDASGVAMGAILSQQGEDNRLHPIAYMSKSFSGAEANYDTHDKELLAIIKALEEWRIFLEATDKPIQVFTDHRNLEYWMQARTFNQRHARWRIFLSNFNFEIHYRPGKQLGKPDALSRRADYVETTQEPEVMLPAEVFANTSEEELEIVTEIRSKLREDPSLEPIIQFLTEDVDNAPPSIRKAYRDYDWEEDLLWYQGKLVVPDAENLKERLLKEYHDSPLAGHPGQQRTLELLSRNYWWPGMKLSAKEWVECCPVCQANQRAHAPVIALKPLEVPPFPFHTILYNFITGFPKSQGHDAILVVIDSFSKFGHFIPTSKKVTAKGLADLFITHVWKLHGLPVKTVSDRGTTFTGKFLRALYQRLGVKPAFSSAYHPELDGQTERVNQFIEFYLRSYVAADHSDWATWLPLAEYAYNNAKHTATGKTPFELVYGRNPVMNPSNVPANVPEADQVANTLAREWQEAESSLRMTKERMAGTKGVVPEYSVGKKVWLDGKNVELRTNSNKLDPKRLGPFKVTEKISSHAYRLKLPETLKIHDVFYVGLLSKTHKSPSQPFPDRPPPETIEGEEEYKVEQIIDSKRQQGKWFYLIKWKGYGPEDNSWEPEELLEHSQEEIKQFNQARLRKACDAAKSL from the exons atggaaccggagccaacccttgcctctctcctcaaggctatcaacACCCTCACCAGCCAGGTCGGGTCCTTacaggcccaaatccactctcaaggccaacagctctctgagctcaaagccatatgtaaggagaccaacaaccttgttggcaacaaagaccagggcggaacccaagccaagcctggcccattgactgggcctgtcacccctcctacccactcaggaggggaagcccacactccaggcacggttaggcctggcctcaaggcccccttccgcccttcaagagggacaggttttgactcagaagaggaggaagaacttGGGCAagcccccaaaaaggagccttgcAACACGCCTAAACGGAGCCttagctccctcacccccttcgactcagggtccagcgtaaagcggcccaaaatggagctcccaGATCCATACAAAGGAGACTCCAGGGGGcggaaggcaacccagtggctagattGTATGCTACTATGGGTTGCACTTCATCAagaccaattcaatgaagaagaacagatggttgt ggaccatcatcaagggcaagggaaaccccctaccaccatcacggccttaacggccaaattcaaagaggcgTTTGCCAACCCCAACGCTAAACGGGCAGCCGCCAGAAAGATCGCCGCActgactcagacaaccaccacgtctgagtatgtTACCAAGTTCCTCAATCTTATggcagaacttgattggaacactgaggcgtatattgcccagtttgtgcgcggtcttcactggaaggtgaaggaactcctgtccaccaaggacaatatcccagacgacaaccttgaggctatatttgctgcctcagtcaagattgacaacatttgttgggagaacgaggagaaccaacccaagaagcttcctgccaagtccccggtcaccgcgaccacctccacttccaccaccaccactagggttcgtttatccaaggaccccaactacgtcacACCGGAGGAACGAGACCGCCGCTGCGCAACAGGGCTATGCGTTAAATGCGgacaaaaagggcatggaatcaaacagtgccccaacggctggaaagccacaatcaaggaggttgtcaaggtggcagaagaagagg ATAGATTCAAATTTGTAAATCTAGGACTGGATTctaataaaaaaccactgcTCTTCATTGATCTATATGTCCAGAACTTCCTGGCAGAACCTTTGAAAaccctgatagactcaggagccacgtcgaacttcatttccccctcaattgtggaaaaatacaaaatcccaaaaacccaactcaaaaatccacgagttgtgagaatgttagatggtactatttcccagactggtcgcatttggcaccaggttcaaatcgcggtctcggccaatggccatccccacactATCCCTTTTCTTGTCTGCCCTATTGGCAATACCTCggcaatccttggcatgacttggcttGTAACTGAATCCCCTCTCATTGATTGGCATCAAGGACTTATCACATTCCccaaacaagttcaaattgcctctgaggaagaagcagacccagACCCTTTGGCGGAActcccccctcagtaccacaAGTTTGCTAGAGTGTTTGGCAAAGAGGAGTTCAaagtcctccctccacatagggagtacgATATATCAATTGACCTCactccagatgccaaacttaCACCAGGTCCAATCTacggcatgaccaatgcagaGTCTAAGGCACTGAAGCAAcatattgatgaagaactagccacgggcaaaatttgccccagtactttgtcagcaggcgccctggtgatgtttgtaaagaaggcagatggttccCTACGACTGGTCGTGGACTACCGAAAGTTAAATGATGTCACCCAGAAAAATGTCTACCCGCTCCCTAGACAGGATGATCTGATGGCCAAGCTCAGGAACGCAAAACTGTTTACCAAACGAGATCTTCGTTGGGGTTATAATAACGTCAggattaaggaaggagatgagtggaagacggccttcagGACCAAGTATGGGCTATTCGAGTACctggtcatgccctttggtctcaccaacgccccggccgccttccaacatttcatgaatgacttgttcagagacctcattgacgtcacagtggtgatttacttggatgacatcctcaTCTTTTCCGAAGACCCCAAGAAGCATCCAGAACACGTTAGGGAAGTCCTATTGAGACTAATgaaaaaccagttgttctgcaagctctctaagtgtcacttccacgtcaccacagttgattaccttggcattgtcatatcccctgcaggcttctccatggaccaaaagaagatcaaggctgttacatcatggccccaacctaaaacagtcaagcaggtccaggccttcctaggattcGTGAACTACCTTTgccaattcatccccaacttcagttcCGTGGCTCGCCCCCTCCACaatctcacaaaaaaggaaatcccatggtcttgggagacccaagaggaagaagccttTCAGGAATTAAAGTCCCTAGTCACCCGTTCCCCGGTCCTAATCCACTCGAACCCAGATCTCCCCTATTACCTAGAAACGGACGCATCAGGCGTAGCCATGGGCGCCATCCTGAGCCAACAAGGGGAAGATAACCGCCTTCATCcaattgcctacatgtccaagtcattctcaggagcagaagccaattatgacacccacgataaggagctcctggcaatAATTAAGGCATTGGAAGAATGGAGAATATTCCTGGAAGCGACAGACAAGccaatccaggtcttcacagaccacaggaacctggaatactggatgcaggccagGACTTTCAACCAAAGACACGccagatggcgcatattcctgagcaatttcaattttgagatccattatcgaccaggaaagcaattggggaaaccagacgccctatcCAGGAGAGCAGACTATGTCGAAACCAcccaggaaccagaagttATGCTACCGGCtgaggtctttgccaacacatcagaagaggagcTAGAAATAGTCACGGAAATCCGCTCCAAACTTAGAGAGGATCCTTCCCTGGAACccattatccaattcctcactGAAGACGTGGACAATGCTCCCCCCTCAATTCGTAAGGCCTATAGAgattatgattgggaagaagacctcctctggtaccaaggaaaactagttgtcccagacgcAGAAAACCTGAAGGAGCGTCTTCTGAAGGAATACCATGACTCACCGCTAGCGGGACACCCAGGGCAACAACGAACCTTGGAATTGCTCAGCaggaactactggtggccaggaatgaagttgtctgcaaaagaatgggtagaatgttgcccggtatgccaagccaaccaaagGGCCCACGCCCCAGTCATTGCTCTTAAACCCTTGGAAGTTCCCCCGTTCccattccacaccatcttgtacaacttcatcactggttttcccaagtcaCAGGGCCACGACGCTATCTTAGTGGTAATTGATtcattttccaagtttgggcacttcatccccacttccaagaaAGTTACTGCCAAAGGCCTTGCAGATctgttcatcacccatgtgtggaaacttcACGGATTACCGGTCAAGACAGTCTCAGACCGAGGGACAAcgttcacaggaaaattcctaagggcactgtATCAACGCCTAGGAGTCAAACCCGCCTTCTCGTCAGCGTATCACCCAGAATtggatggacaaacagaaagagtgaaccagttcattgagttctatcTCAGGTCCTATGTTGCTGCAGatcactcagattgggccacATGGCTGCCATTAGCAGAATACGCTTACAACAACGCTAAGCATACCGCTACaggaaaaaccccctttgagcTGGTTTACGGAAGGAACCCAGTCATGAATCCATCTAACGTTCCtgccaacgtcccagaagccgaCCAAGTAGCCAACACCCTAGCACGAGAATGGCAAGAAGCGGAGTCATCACTCAGAATGACCAAGGAACGCATGGCAGGCACAAAAGGAGTGGTACCAGAATACTCTGTgggcaaaaaagtctggctggacggaaaaaacgtggaacttagaacaaactccaacaagctaGATCCCAAGCGGCTAGGACCGTTCAAAGTCactgaaaaaatctccagtcacgcgtaccgcctcaagctaccggaaactctgaaaatTCATGACGTGTTCTACGTAGGACTACTATCTAAAACAcacaaatccccaagtcagccatTTCCGGACCggccccctcctgaaacaatagaaggggaagaggagtacAAGGTTGAGCAAATTATTGACTCTAAGCGACAAcaaggaaaatggttttatctaataaaatggaaagggtatggcccagaggacaattcctgggaaccagaagaactattggaacacagccaggaagagatcaagcaattcaaccaagctagacttagaaaggcttgtgacgccgccaagagcctttaa